The genomic segment CTCTCGGCAAACCCACGCACTTTCAGGAGCGGGAAGGGAAGTTCTAGCCCATGAAAGCACCGGCGCTCACAGCCGCGCAGCAGACCCTGCTCTTTGACGGCACCGTCATTCCAGCTCACCCTCTGGCCCTGGACGAGCGGCGGCGGCTCGACGAGCGGCGCCAGCGGGCACTCACCCGTTACTACCTCGAGGCGGGGGCCGGCGGCATAGCCGTCGGCGTTCACACCACGCAGTTCGCCATTCGCGACCCGAAGGTCGCCCTCCTCGAGCCGGTCCTGGCGCTCGCTGCCGAGACGGTCGCGGAGGTGGCCTCAGGGCGCCCCATCCTCAAGGTGGCGGGCCTTTGCGGGCCTACCGAACAAGCGCTGGCCGAAGCGGAACTCGCCACTTCGCTAGGGTACGACTTGGGCCTCCTGAGCATGGCTGGTTTGGGGGACTCGCCTGAAGAGGCGCTGCTCGAGCGGGCTCGAGCGATCGTCCAGGTCATACCCGTCTTTGGTTTCTATCTGCAGCCTACGGTCGGCGGGCGGGTCTTGAGCTACGCGTTCTGGCGGGCGTTTAGCGACATCGACGGCGTGACGGCCATCAAGATCGCGCCATTTGACCGGTATGGGACGCTCGACGTGGTCCGGGCGGTGTGCGCTTCGGACCGCCGTGACGCCATCGCCCTCTACACCGGCAACGACGATACCATCATCGCCGACTTGCTCACCCCCTACC from the Deinococcota bacterium genome contains:
- a CDS encoding dihydrodipicolinate synthase family protein gives rise to the protein MKAPALTAAQQTLLFDGTVIPAHPLALDERRRLDERRQRALTRYYLEAGAGGIAVGVHTTQFAIRDPKVALLEPVLALAAETVAEVASGRPILKVAGLCGPTEQALAEAELATSLGYDLGLLSMAGLGDSPEEALLERARAIVQVIPVFGFYLQPTVGGRVLSYAFWRAFSDIDGVTAIKIAPFDRYGTLDVVRAVCASDRRDAIALYTGNDDTIIADLLTPYRFRIDGRIVEKHIVGGLLGQWAVWTRRAVELLEEVKRLRRQGGALDLEWLARNVAWTDANAAIFDAANGFRGCIPGIHEVLRRQGLLVGRWCLDPEETLSPGQAQEIDRVYSDYPQLSDDAFVEEGRDRWLSESLPVRSS